One genomic segment of Streptomyces niveus includes these proteins:
- a CDS encoding gas vesicle protein, with amino-acid sequence MTELDSWTTESRSHPPATANLAEILERVLDKGIVIAGDIKIDLLDIELLTIRLRLFISSVETAKKAGIDWWETDPALSSRAAHDALYEENKQLRERIEALEGEDSQDADSIPRAGARRELRRR; translated from the coding sequence GTGACGGAACTGGACAGCTGGACCACGGAGTCCCGGTCGCACCCGCCCGCCACGGCCAATCTGGCCGAGATCCTGGAGCGGGTGCTGGACAAAGGCATCGTCATCGCCGGTGACATCAAGATCGACCTGCTGGACATCGAGCTGCTGACCATTCGTCTGCGGCTGTTCATCTCGTCCGTGGAGACGGCGAAGAAGGCGGGCATCGACTGGTGGGAGACCGATCCCGCGCTGTCGTCGCGAGCCGCCCACGACGCGCTGTACGAGGAGAACAAGCAGCTGCGCGAGCGGATCGAGGCGCTGGAGGGCGAGGACTCCCAGGACGCCGACAGCATCCCGCGGGCCGGCGCCAGAAGGGAGCTGCGCCGCCGATGA
- a CDS encoding GvpL/GvpF family gas vesicle protein, translating to MNSAPHPSPTASPSPVAPAPTQAPAPAPVDGAGSWATYVFAVCRSDHPGSLSAAFGHPGGGPLRLLKVGSLRAVVQDVPAAEFSETALRERLGDAAELERCARAHHGAVTAAAAGGPTVPMPLATLYLGDERVRAAVGANRERFRLALDRIAGRAEWAVKVHLTQAGTSARSAAPGTGETAAPGRGPGPHVSGRDYLDRLRSRQHLREQHRESALAAAEQVDTAVRRLAVATVSRRPHGPEVTGKDRTQIMNTAYLIAEDRSEELTATIGRLRASPEFGGVEIDVSGPWAPYSFTDGGELAGHP from the coding sequence ATGAACTCCGCCCCGCACCCCTCGCCCACGGCCTCACCCTCGCCCGTGGCCCCGGCCCCGACACAGGCCCCGGCGCCGGCGCCGGTCGACGGAGCCGGCTCCTGGGCCACGTACGTCTTCGCCGTCTGCCGATCCGACCACCCCGGCTCCCTCTCCGCCGCCTTCGGCCACCCCGGCGGCGGGCCGCTGCGTCTGCTGAAGGTCGGCTCGCTCCGCGCCGTGGTCCAGGACGTGCCGGCGGCGGAGTTCTCCGAAACGGCCCTGCGCGAGCGGCTCGGCGACGCCGCCGAACTCGAACGCTGCGCACGCGCCCACCACGGCGCCGTCACCGCCGCCGCCGCGGGCGGCCCCACTGTCCCGATGCCCCTGGCCACGCTCTACCTCGGCGACGAGCGGGTGCGCGCGGCCGTCGGGGCGAACCGGGAACGCTTCCGCCTGGCGCTGGACCGCATCGCGGGCCGGGCCGAATGGGCCGTCAAGGTCCATCTGACACAGGCCGGCACGTCGGCCCGGTCCGCCGCCCCCGGCACCGGGGAGACAGCCGCTCCCGGCCGGGGACCCGGCCCACACGTCTCGGGCCGTGACTACCTGGACCGCCTGCGCAGCCGCCAACACCTGCGCGAACAGCACCGGGAGAGCGCACTGGCCGCGGCCGAGCAGGTGGACACCGCCGTGCGGAGACTGGCGGTCGCCACGGTCTCCCGCCGGCCGCACGGCCCCGAGGTCACCGGCAAGGACCGCACACAGATCATGAACACGGCCTATCTGATCGCCGAGGACAGGAGCGAGGAACTGACGGCCACCATCGGCCGGCTCCGCGCGTCCCCGGAATTCGGCGGCGTCGAGATCGATGTCTCCGGGCCCTGGGCCCCGTACTCGTTCACGGACGGAGGAGAACTTGCAGGGCACCCGTAA
- a CDS encoding gas vesicle protein, whose amino-acid sequence MQGTRNPVPWQGPEATAPIGVPLVDLLDRVLGTGVVISGDLVIAIADVPLVRLSLHALLASVSERVPAPWADSGPL is encoded by the coding sequence TTGCAGGGCACCCGTAACCCCGTTCCGTGGCAGGGCCCGGAAGCCACGGCCCCCATCGGCGTCCCCCTGGTCGACCTGCTCGACAGAGTGCTCGGTACCGGAGTCGTCATCAGCGGGGATCTCGTGATCGCCATCGCTGACGTTCCGCTGGTCCGGCTCTCCCTGCACGCCCTGCTGGCATCCGTCAGCGAGCGCGTCCCCGCGCCGTGGGCCGACAGCGGGCCCCTGTGA
- a CDS encoding gas vesicle protein K has protein sequence MNDTRVDIDPHSAGRDLASLVLTVVELLRQLMERQAIRRFETGELTDEQEERVGTTLMLLDERMTELCELHGLRREDLNLDLGPLGNLLSHETR, from the coding sequence GTGAACGACACCCGTGTGGACATCGATCCGCACAGCGCGGGCCGCGATCTGGCCTCCCTGGTGCTGACCGTCGTGGAACTGCTGAGACAGCTGATGGAACGCCAGGCGATCCGCCGCTTCGAGACCGGAGAGCTGACGGACGAACAGGAAGAGCGCGTGGGGACCACCTTGATGCTCCTCGACGAGCGCATGACGGAACTCTGCGAGCTGCACGGTCTACGCCGGGAAGACCTCAACCTGGACCTCGGCCCGCTCGGCAACCTGCTCTCCCACGAAACGCGGTGA
- a CDS encoding HemK2/MTQ2 family protein methyltransferase, producing the protein MPGLISTYGPGDRVMLPRGVYRPQGDTLLLREALERERVGNGTTVLDVGTGSGFLALAAARRGAWVTAVDRTRRSVLATRLNAALAGLRVEAVRGDLLAPAVGRRFDLILSNPPYVPAPDAGPPPRGPARAWDAGHDGRLIIDRLCDGAAGLLRPGGALLLVHSALCGVPATLERLERAGLPAEVTDRRTVPFGPVLASRRRWLLDRGLIAPGADTEELVIIRAERVG; encoded by the coding sequence ATGCCCGGTCTGATCAGTACGTACGGCCCGGGCGACCGGGTGATGCTGCCGCGCGGCGTCTACCGGCCCCAGGGAGACACGCTGCTGCTGCGAGAAGCCCTGGAACGGGAGAGGGTCGGCAACGGGACGACGGTCCTGGACGTCGGCACGGGATCCGGCTTTCTCGCTCTCGCCGCCGCGCGGCGGGGCGCGTGGGTGACCGCCGTTGACCGTACCCGCCGTTCCGTGCTCGCCACCCGCCTGAACGCGGCGCTCGCCGGGCTGCGGGTCGAAGCCGTCCGGGGTGACCTCCTCGCCCCCGCCGTCGGCAGGCGGTTCGATCTCATCCTCAGCAATCCGCCCTACGTACCCGCGCCGGACGCCGGCCCGCCCCCGCGGGGCCCGGCCAGGGCATGGGACGCGGGACACGACGGACGGCTGATCATCGACCGGCTGTGCGACGGGGCGGCGGGCCTGCTCCGCCCCGGTGGGGCACTGCTCCTCGTTCACTCGGCGCTGTGCGGGGTGCCCGCGACCCTGGAGCGGCTGGAGCGGGCGGGTCTGCCGGCCGAGGTGACGGACCGCCGTACGGTGCCCTTCGGCCCCGTACTGGCCTCACGGAGGCGGTGGCTGCTGGACCGGGGCCTGATCGCGCCCGGTGCCGACACGGAGGAGCTGGTGATCATCCGCGCCGAACGCGTCGGGTGA
- a CDS encoding SRPBCC family protein, whose amino-acid sequence MAVRHRLIERPVTDVWAVLADGARYGDWVVGTSGSRPQEGAWPEVGSSITYMIRLGHWSATGSTVVRRCEEPGVLELEADSGRLGTARIAVEIRPWGENALVIIDEHPLRGPGGLLHNTAVDALIQLRHRSMLARLAEVVESDPSHARSAV is encoded by the coding sequence GTGGCCGTACGACATCGATTGATCGAGCGGCCCGTGACGGACGTCTGGGCGGTGCTCGCCGACGGGGCGCGTTACGGCGACTGGGTGGTCGGTACATCCGGCTCTCGCCCCCAGGAGGGTGCGTGGCCGGAGGTCGGCTCCAGCATCACGTACATGATCCGGCTCGGGCACTGGTCGGCCACGGGCAGCACGGTCGTACGGCGGTGCGAAGAGCCCGGTGTGCTGGAGCTGGAGGCCGACAGCGGTCGGCTCGGCACCGCGCGGATCGCCGTCGAGATCCGGCCCTGGGGTGAGAACGCCCTGGTCATCATCGACGAACACCCGTTGCGCGGACCGGGCGGGCTGCTCCACAACACGGCAGTGGACGCGCTGATCCAGCTCCGGCACCGCAGCATGCTCGCCCGTCTGGCGGAAGTGGTGGAGAGCGACCCGTCGCACGCGCGCTCAGCCGTCTGA
- a CDS encoding response regulator transcription factor: MRAFEAGALGYVNRDGDPSRLIEAIHRVARGERYVDDSLACDFLQATKLPLTPRELSVLALAAEGSPIGDIAASLHLSSGTIRNYLASAIRKVGARNRMDAVRISQDAGWL, encoded by the coding sequence ATGAGGGCATTCGAGGCGGGGGCGCTCGGGTATGTCAACAGGGACGGGGACCCCAGCCGGTTGATCGAGGCAATTCACCGGGTGGCGCGCGGTGAGCGGTATGTCGACGACTCCCTGGCCTGTGATTTCCTCCAGGCGACCAAACTACCCCTGACGCCCAGGGAGTTGAGCGTTCTGGCGCTCGCGGCGGAGGGCTCGCCCATCGGTGACATCGCGGCCTCGCTGCATCTGTCGAGCGGGACGATACGCAATTACCTGGCCTCCGCGATACGCAAGGTCGGCGCGCGCAACCGCATGGACGCCGTACGCATCTCGCAGGACGCGGGATGGCTGTAG
- a CDS encoding ATP-binding cassette domain-containing protein, whose translation MSATAKPPTAEASPGRGALRRNLPSARRFLAGRKRVLIRLGGWSLLESAQTFLGGYCLAQALDRGFLAGQTGTGLLWLAVAAASILGAGPPMRGVFAQLAKLTEPLRDALVRRAVRQALRRAVTDPARTDDRSDTGAVSRLTHQTEIVRDSFAGLVLTVRAFVFNAVGALIGLLALAPELLLVVLPPLVLGIALFLATLLPMASAQRDFLDADEAVAEGVGAVSAGHRDLVACGAQADAAERTGRLIEVAERTSRVLARWAALRTVALGVAGQLPVLLLLIATPWLLRQGVTTGALAGALTYLLQALLPALHSMMTALGAAGTRLLVVVDRFQDATAVPVPPKVPAAVAEAARPLGRRPSRTVPAVEVRDVTHAYGPDSPPVLERLHLTVRRGEHIAVVGPSGIGKSTLAGVVSGLVAPDDGTVLLGGEPVTGRTAQDLADRRVLIPQQAYVFTGSVRDNLLHLRPDATSRELAHAVGTLGAEPLVHRLGGPDAVLDPRSLSHGERQLLALCRAYLSAAPLVLLDEATCHLDPAAEAHAERAFAERAFNDGTRARDGALIVVAHRLSSARRADRVLVLDGTEPRFGTHEELLTSSALYRDLFGHWQRTPSPPVGR comes from the coding sequence GTGAGCGCCACCGCGAAGCCGCCGACCGCCGAAGCGTCCCCCGGCAGGGGCGCGCTGCGCCGGAACCTGCCGTCCGCGCGGCGGTTTCTCGCGGGCAGGAAGCGGGTCTTGATACGCCTCGGCGGGTGGTCGCTGCTGGAGTCCGCGCAGACGTTCCTCGGCGGGTACTGCCTCGCCCAGGCCCTCGACCGCGGCTTCCTCGCCGGACAGACGGGGACAGGTCTTCTCTGGCTCGCCGTCGCCGCCGCGTCGATCCTCGGCGCCGGACCTCCGATGCGCGGCGTCTTCGCCCAACTCGCCAAGCTGACCGAGCCATTGCGGGACGCGCTCGTACGGCGCGCGGTCCGGCAGGCGCTGCGGCGGGCCGTCACCGATCCGGCCCGCACCGACGACCGCTCGGACACCGGTGCCGTCTCACGGCTCACCCATCAGACCGAGATTGTCCGTGACAGCTTCGCCGGACTCGTCCTCACCGTAAGGGCGTTCGTCTTCAACGCCGTCGGCGCGCTGATCGGGCTGCTGGCCCTCGCCCCCGAACTGCTCCTCGTCGTCCTGCCCCCACTCGTTCTGGGTATCGCGCTCTTCCTCGCCACGCTGCTTCCGATGGCCTCGGCCCAGCGCGACTTCCTGGACGCGGACGAGGCCGTGGCCGAAGGGGTGGGCGCGGTGTCGGCCGGCCACCGTGACCTCGTGGCCTGCGGCGCGCAGGCGGACGCGGCGGAGCGTACGGGACGGCTCATCGAGGTCGCGGAGAGAACGTCGCGCGTGCTGGCGCGCTGGGCCGCGCTGCGTACGGTGGCGCTCGGCGTCGCAGGCCAACTGCCCGTACTCCTCCTGCTCATCGCCACTCCCTGGCTTCTGCGGCAAGGGGTGACGACCGGCGCGCTGGCGGGGGCGCTCACCTATCTCCTTCAGGCGCTGCTCCCCGCGCTGCACAGCATGATGACCGCGCTCGGAGCGGCGGGGACGAGGCTGCTGGTCGTGGTCGACCGGTTCCAGGACGCCACCGCCGTTCCCGTACCGCCGAAGGTTCCGGCCGCAGTTGCCGAAGCCGCCCGCCCGCTCGGCCGACGCCCCTCCCGCACCGTGCCGGCGGTCGAGGTCCGCGACGTCACCCACGCCTACGGCCCAGACTCACCCCCGGTGCTCGAACGCCTCCATCTCACCGTCCGGCGCGGGGAGCACATCGCCGTCGTAGGCCCGAGCGGCATCGGCAAGTCCACGCTCGCGGGTGTCGTCTCCGGTCTCGTCGCCCCCGACGACGGAACGGTCCTGCTCGGCGGGGAACCGGTGACCGGCAGGACCGCACAGGACCTTGCGGACCGTCGCGTGCTGATCCCGCAGCAGGCGTACGTCTTCACCGGCAGCGTCCGCGACAACCTCCTGCATCTGCGGCCGGACGCCACGAGTCGCGAACTGGCCCACGCGGTCGGGACGTTGGGCGCCGAACCACTCGTCCACCGGCTCGGCGGCCCCGACGCCGTGCTCGACCCCCGGAGTCTGTCCCACGGTGAGCGCCAACTCCTGGCGCTGTGCCGCGCCTATCTCTCCGCCGCGCCACTCGTCCTGCTCGACGAGGCCACCTGCCATCTGGACCCGGCCGCGGAGGCCCACGCCGAACGCGCCTTCGCCGAGCGGGCCTTCAACGACGGGACCCGCGCCCGTGACGGGGCCCTGATCGTCGTGGCCCACCGGCTGTCGTCCGCGCGCCGGGCGGACCGGGTGCTCGTACTGGACGGCACGGAGCCGCGGTTCGGCACGCACGAGGAGTTGCTGACGAGTTCGGCGCTCTACCGGGATCTGTTCGGCCACTGGCAGCGGACGCCTTCGCCGCCCGTCGGCCGCTGA
- a CDS encoding ABC transporter ATP-binding protein: MKTPPVPEDREATAAGLLLGAARHSAGRTTAVFLCSAASAAASLALPAVLGRTLDLLLRRSPDADPWLLACAALIVAEVLLDASVALLGGTTSARSAAWLRTRGVGRLLAAWPGHATRFPPGDVAVRLTANATEASTAPVSAATLGASLLAPVGAVVALFLIDPWTAATFLAGLPLLVLVLRAFARGSSDSVASYQRVQADIATRLVEALAGARTIAAAGTEARDRDRILAPLPELAAQGGRMWRIHGAAVARSGVLMPLLTVAVLAVGGIRLASGDMSVGELLAASRYAALAAGVGTAAGLLGSLIRSRSAARRAAELMALPAMTYGARTLPPEGRGTLELRAVSVRREDRAVLAGVDLTIPGGTSVAVVGRSGAGKSTLAAVAGRLTEPDGGAVLLDGIPLGALRRDELRREVGHAFERPVLFGATLGEALAGSSPMSGERVRAAARAASADAFVRLLPQGYETPPHAAPLSGGELQRLGLARAFARAGRLLVLDDATSSLDTVTEHQVERALARDVQQGTRLIVAHRLSSAARCDLVVWLEEGRVRATGPHQELWRSPEYRALFAPPEAAEPPAPDLPSAAAPPTEPSGHVAVPGPTEAEAADR; this comes from the coding sequence TTGAAGACGCCGCCCGTCCCGGAGGACCGTGAAGCGACAGCCGCCGGTCTCCTGCTGGGCGCCGCGCGGCACAGCGCGGGCCGGACCACGGCGGTCTTCCTCTGCTCCGCCGCCTCCGCCGCCGCGTCCCTCGCGCTGCCGGCCGTCCTCGGCCGCACACTCGACCTCCTGCTCCGGCGGAGCCCGGACGCCGACCCCTGGCTGCTCGCCTGCGCCGCCCTGATCGTCGCCGAGGTGCTGCTGGACGCGTCGGTGGCGCTCCTCGGCGGTACGACCAGCGCCCGCTCCGCCGCCTGGCTCCGTACCAGGGGCGTGGGCCGTCTGCTCGCCGCGTGGCCCGGCCACGCCACCCGCTTCCCGCCCGGCGACGTCGCCGTCCGGCTCACGGCGAACGCCACCGAGGCGTCCACCGCACCCGTCTCCGCCGCGACGCTCGGGGCATCGCTGCTCGCGCCCGTGGGGGCGGTCGTCGCGCTGTTCCTGATCGATCCGTGGACCGCTGCCACCTTCCTCGCGGGGCTCCCGCTGCTGGTGCTGGTCCTGCGCGCCTTCGCCCGAGGCTCCTCCGACAGCGTCGCGAGCTACCAGCGCGTGCAGGCCGACATCGCCACACGCCTGGTGGAGGCGCTGGCCGGGGCGCGTACGATCGCCGCCGCCGGAACGGAGGCACGCGACCGTGACCGTATCCTCGCCCCGCTGCCCGAACTGGCCGCGCAGGGCGGCCGGATGTGGCGGATCCACGGCGCGGCCGTCGCTCGCAGCGGTGTACTCATGCCGCTGCTCACCGTCGCGGTCCTGGCGGTCGGAGGCATCAGACTCGCGTCCGGTGACATGAGCGTCGGCGAACTGCTGGCCGCCAGCCGGTACGCGGCGCTCGCCGCCGGCGTCGGTACGGCCGCCGGCCTGCTCGGCTCCCTGATCCGCAGCCGCTCGGCGGCCCGCCGGGCGGCCGAACTGATGGCGCTGCCCGCCATGACGTACGGAGCCCGGACCCTGCCGCCCGAGGGGCGAGGGACGCTGGAGCTGCGCGCGGTGAGCGTGAGGCGCGAGGACCGCGCCGTACTCGCCGGGGTGGATCTGACGATTCCCGGCGGCACGTCCGTGGCGGTCGTCGGCCGCTCGGGGGCGGGGAAGTCCACCCTGGCGGCGGTGGCCGGGCGGCTCACGGAGCCGGACGGGGGGGCCGTCCTGCTGGACGGTATTCCGCTCGGCGCACTCCGGCGGGACGAGCTGCGCCGCGAGGTAGGCCATGCCTTCGAGCGCCCCGTCCTCTTCGGCGCGACGCTCGGCGAGGCACTGGCGGGCAGCTCGCCGATGTCCGGGGAACGTGTCCGCGCGGCAGCACGCGCGGCGAGCGCGGACGCGTTCGTACGGCTGCTGCCGCAGGGTTACGAGACACCGCCCCATGCCGCGCCGCTCTCGGGCGGAGAACTTCAACGCCTCGGCCTGGCAAGGGCGTTCGCGCGAGCCGGACGACTGCTGGTGCTCGATGACGCGACGTCCAGCCTGGACACCGTGACGGAGCATCAGGTGGAGCGCGCCCTGGCACGCGACGTCCAGCAGGGCACACGGCTGATCGTCGCGCACCGCCTCTCCTCGGCGGCCCGCTGCGACCTGGTGGTGTGGCTGGAGGAGGGCCGGGTGCGGGCGACGGGGCCGCACCAGGAGTTGTGGCGCTCCCCGGAGTACCGCGCCCTGTTCGCCCCTCCGGAAGCCGCGGAGCCGCCTGCCCCAGATCTCCCGTCGGCGGCGGCCCCGCCGACGGAGCCGTCCGGGCACGTCGCCGTTCCCGGACCCACCGAAGCCGAAGCGGCCGACCGGTGA
- a CDS encoding SapB/AmfS family lanthipeptide yields MNLLDLQSMETPKEEATGDVATGSRASLLLCGDSSLSITTCN; encoded by the coding sequence ATGAACCTTCTTGACCTGCAGTCGATGGAGACCCCGAAGGAAGAGGCCACGGGCGACGTCGCCACCGGCAGCCGGGCGAGCCTGCTGCTCTGCGGCGACAGCAGCCTGAGCATCACCACCTGTAACTGA